In the Gemmatimonas sp. UBA7669 genome, TGAGCGGTCGGGTTTCGTCGGCATACACGGTGAGCGCGCGACCGCGGGCATGCGCGGTGTACAGCGGTGCCAGCGCCGTACCAATGCCGGCCGTGGCCAACGCCCCCGCATTGCAGTGGGTGAGCACGCGGGCACCATCCGGAATGATGGACAGGCCATGCATGCCGATGCGTTCGCACATCGCCGCGTCTTCTGCCCGGATGGCTTCGGCTTCGTCTGCGAGCACGGCAAGCAGCTCGTCGTTGCGCACCGCCTCGGTGACCCGCTGCATGCGCTCAACGGCCCAGGCCAGATTGACCGCCGTGGGCCGGGCCGAGGCGAGTCGCGGCGCATATTCGGTCAGGAGATGCCGGGCCCGTGCGCCATCACCGCCACTCGCGTTGCGCAGCGCGACGCTGAGCCCGATGGCAGCGGCCACGCCGATGGCCGGTGCGCCTCGCACCGCGAGCGTGCGAATGGCGTCAATGACCTCATCCAGCGAGACGAGATCGCACTGCTGCTCGATGCCGGGCAGCAAACGCTGGTCGATGATGCGAAGAGCTTGGCGGTCCGGAGACCAGCCGACGGCGCGTGGTGGTTGCACGAAAGCAAACTACAACGGCACCCGTGCAAACCCGACGTAACAGTATGATCACGCCTGCCTCTGGCCCCCCGTTTAGATTTCCGGCCCGACCTCCAACCGCCCCGGATATGTCCTACCAGTTTCTGCAGTTCGACGTGGCCGACCGCATCGCCACCATCACGGTCAATCGCCCTGACAAGCTCAACGCGCTCAACGACGCGACGATTGCGGAGTTGGGAGCGGCCATCGACGAGGCCATTCAGCGAGACGACGTGGCCGGCGTGCTCCTGACCGGCGCCGGCCGGGCCTTCATTGCCGGCGCTGACATTTCCGAGCTGGAAAGCCAGTCGCCGCTCGATGGTCAGCGTCGGGCCCGGGTGGGCCAGGCCATTTTCCGCCGCTTCGAAACCAGCCCCAAGCCCACCATGGCCGTGATCAATGGCTTTGCGCTGGGCGGTGGGTGTGAGCTGGCCATGGCCTGTCATGTGCGCCTGGCGAGCGAAAAGGCCAAGCTGGGTCAGCCCGAGGTCAAGTTGGGTATCGTGCCCGGGTACGGTGGCACGCAGCGCCTGCCGCGGCTCGTGGGTCGCGGCGCGGCCCTCAAGCTGCTGCTCACCGGCGACATGATTGACGCGGCCGAAGCGCACCGTCTTGGCCTGGTCGATCAGGTGGTCGCTCCCGAGGCGCTCATGGACACGGCCCGTGCCGTCATGGGCAGCATGGTGGCCAACGCGCCGTTGGCTCTGGCCGGATGCATTGAAGCCGTGAACCGCGGGCAGGACACGGATCTGGTGCAGGGCTGCACCATCGAAAGTGATTTCTTCGGCCTGCTGTCTGCCACGGCTGACATGCGCGAGGGCATGCGCGCGTTTCTCGAGAAGCGCGCACCCAACTTCACGGGCGCCTGATCGTCGGTTGCTGCGGGGCCGGTGTGTGTCGTGCCGGCTCCGCAGCTATCGGCGTGCTGCGGCTACATGCTCGCACATCTCGCGCTTCGCGACTATCGCAATCTTGCCTCGCTTGACCTGACGGTTCCGGCCGCCGGGCTCGTGGTGGTGGGCGAGAACGGCCAGGGCAAGACCAACCTGCTCGAGGCCGTCGCCTACCTCGCGCTGCTGCGTTCGTTTCGCGGCGCGCGCGATGTCGACGTCGTGCGCTTTGGCGCGCCGGCCTTCCATGTGCGCGCAACGCTCTCGGCGCCTGCCCGCTGTCATACGGTGGGTGTGGGCTTTGAGCGGGCCAGCAAGCGCAAGCGCGCCACACTCGATGGCGTGGAACAGACACGCCTCACCCAGGCGCTTGGCGCTCTGCCCTCCGTGGAGTTTTCGCCGGCTGACGTTTCTCTCGTCGCGGGCGGTCCGGGTGAACGGCGGCACTACCTCGATGTCATGCTGGCGCTGTCGTCACCGGCGTACCTGCAGGCGCTGCAGCAGTACCGCGCCGCGCTGCTGCGCCGCAACGCCACCTTGCGTGCCTTGCAGCTCTCGGGCACGCGCCATGCGCCGGCTGACGAGCGGGTGAGTGTATGGGAGCCCGCGCTGGCGGAGTCGGGTGGCGTGGTGATCGCGGCCCGGCAACGCTTTGTTGCGGAGCACGCCGAGGGGTATGCGGCGTTGTGCGCGCAAATCGGTGAGCGGGACCTCGCCCACCTGCGCTACCAGAGCGTGAGCAGTGATGCCGGCGCGCCAGGCGACCATGCCGCACAGCAGCAGGCACTCCTGGCCGCGATGGCGGCGCAGCGTGGCAACGAGTTGCGTCGCGGCACCACGCTGGTGGGTCCACATCGCGATGATCTGGTCCTGCAACTCGGAGGGCGCGATCTGCGCACCTTTGGTTCAGCCGGTCAGCAGCGCAGCGCAGCCATTGCCCTTCGATTGCTCGAACTGGCGGTCTTGACGCGGGCCTTGGGTCACGCGCCCTTGCTGCTGCTCGATGACCCCTTTGCGGAACTGGATCTGGGTCGCGCGGCGCGGGTGCTGGACCTGCTCGAAGCCGCTGGCGCCGCGCAGGTGCTCTTGGCCGTGCCGCGCGAGGAGGATATCCCGCCGGCCTACACGCGGCTCGAGCGGCGCGTGATGCGGGGTGGGGTGCTGGGGTAGCAGGCGGTGGGCGGCAACCCTGAACTCAACACTTTGACTCAAACCTCACAGCTGACCGAACTCGCCGACGCTGCGTAGTTCGGTGAGCTTTGAGCTCTGAGTTGAAGTTTTGTGTTGCGAGTCGGTACGCTTCAGCAATGTCAGATCCCCGCAAACGCTCCCCCGCCAAACTCGGTGACGTCGTGGCCTCCGTGCTCGAGCACGCGGGGCTGTCGGGTCGTGTGGCGCAGGCGGCGGTCATTCCCGAATGGCCGCGGCTGGTGGGACCGCAGATTGCCGAGGTCACCGAGCCGCTGTTGCTGCAGCAGGATGGCACGCTGTGCGTGGCGGTGCGCACCCATGCGTGGATGCAGGAACTGACCCTGCTGGAGCCCGAGTTGCTGGGGTCGCTGAACGGCGATCCGGCACGGCCGCCAATTACCCGGCTGCGCTGGATGCTGCGCCGCTGACCCGCTTCGGGCCGCCAGCGCAAGCTATTGAAAAACAACAACTTGCGCGAATTGCGCGCGGTTGCTTCCGCCCTCCCGATCGGGTATATTTCGGGGTTGTGTTTCCGGGCCAGTTTTCGCCCGGACGATCTCCCCTCCGGCAGCAACCAGCAATGGCCAACAGCAGCAGCGAGTCCGAGAAGGAATACAGCGCAGGTAGTATCACCGTACTCAAGGGACTCGAAGCGGTCCGCAAGCGCCCGGGCATGTACATCGGCTCCACGTCGGCGCGCGGTCTGCACCACCTCGTCTACGAGGTGGTGGACAACTCCATCGACGAAGCCATGGCGGGACACGCCACGCGCGTGCACGTCACCATCCATGAGGACAATTCCATTTCCGTCGAGGATGACGGCCGTGGCATTCCCGTGGATGTGCATCCAGTGGAGAAGTTGCCCGGTGTGGAGATCGCGCTCACCGTGCTGCACGCCGGCGGCAAGTTCGAGAAAGACGCCTACGCGGTGTCCGGTGGTCTGCACGGCGTCGGCGTGTCGGTGGTGAATGCGCTCTCCGACAGCCTCAAGGTGTGGGTGAAGCAGCAGGGCAAGGAGCACTACATGGACTTTGCCCGTGGCACCACCACCACGAAGCTCAAGGTGCTGCGCAACGTGCCGGCCAAGGAAACCGGCACCAAGGTGTGGTTCAAGCCCGACGCGACGATCTTCCAGGAGACGACGCGCTACGAATGGGCCACACTGGCCAGCCGCCTGCGTGAATTGTCGTATCTCAACAAGGGCATTCAGATCACGCTCCGCGATGAGCGCCCGGAAGAATTCCGCGACGGGCAGCCGCGCGAGGAAGTGTTCTACGCGCGCGGCGGCCTCAAGGAGATGGTCACCTTCCTCATCGGCAGCAAGAAGCCGCTGCATCAGGATGTGGTGTATCTCGATACAAGCCGCGACGGCATCGGCATCGAGATGGCCATGCAGTACAACGACTCCTACGCCGACAACGTCTTTTCCTTCGTCAACAACATCAACACCCATGAGGGCGGCACGCACCTCACGGGCTTCAAGAGCGCGCTCACCTCGGTCATCAACAAGTACATCGAGAAGTCGAGCAACCTCA is a window encoding:
- the mtnA gene encoding S-methyl-5-thioribose-1-phosphate isomerase encodes the protein MQPPRAVGWSPDRQALRIIDQRLLPGIEQQCDLVSLDEVIDAIRTLAVRGAPAIGVAAAIGLSVALRNASGGDGARARHLLTEYAPRLASARPTAVNLAWAVERMQRVTEAVRNDELLAVLADEAEAIRAEDAAMCERIGMHGLSIIPDGARVLTHCNAGALATAGIGTALAPLYTAHARGRALTVYADETRPLRQGARLTAWELARAGINVSVLPDGAAASLIAQGLVDLVIVGADRITANGDVANKIGTYGVALAAQAHGVPFYVAAPWSTIDGATPTGTHIVIEHRQADELGDLPASVPAWNPAFDVTPRAFVTAYLTDRGFVEPPFAVDDESP
- a CDS encoding enoyl-CoA hydratase-related protein, which produces MSYQFLQFDVADRIATITVNRPDKLNALNDATIAELGAAIDEAIQRDDVAGVLLTGAGRAFIAGADISELESQSPLDGQRRARVGQAIFRRFETSPKPTMAVINGFALGGGCELAMACHVRLASEKAKLGQPEVKLGIVPGYGGTQRLPRLVGRGAALKLLLTGDMIDAAEAHRLGLVDQVVAPEALMDTARAVMGSMVANAPLALAGCIEAVNRGQDTDLVQGCTIESDFFGLLSATADMREGMRAFLEKRAPNFTGA
- the recF gene encoding DNA replication/repair protein RecF (All proteins in this family for which functions are known are DNA-binding proteins that assist the filamentation of RecA onto DNA for the initiation of recombination or recombinational repair.) encodes the protein MLAHLALRDYRNLASLDLTVPAAGLVVVGENGQGKTNLLEAVAYLALLRSFRGARDVDVVRFGAPAFHVRATLSAPARCHTVGVGFERASKRKRATLDGVEQTRLTQALGALPSVEFSPADVSLVAGGPGERRHYLDVMLALSSPAYLQALQQYRAALLRRNATLRALQLSGTRHAPADERVSVWEPALAESGGVVIAARQRFVAEHAEGYAALCAQIGERDLAHLRYQSVSSDAGAPGDHAAQQQALLAAMAAQRGNELRRGTTLVGPHRDDLVLQLGGRDLRTFGSAGQQRSAAIALRLLELAVLTRALGHAPLLLLDDPFAELDLGRAARVLDLLEAAGAAQVLLAVPREEDIPPAYTRLERRVMRGGVLG
- a CDS encoding DUF721 domain-containing protein, which produces MSDPRKRSPAKLGDVVASVLEHAGLSGRVAQAAVIPEWPRLVGPQIAEVTEPLLLQQDGTLCVAVRTHAWMQELTLLEPELLGSLNGDPARPPITRLRWMLRR